The following coding sequences are from one Comamonas koreensis window:
- a CDS encoding tetratricopeptide repeat protein, with amino-acid sequence MPRAALLALALSCGAAYADDYSAVEKLIQSGQNALALEQLEPKIQQAPRDPQWRFLQGVAQMNASQRDEATATFEKLVQEYPELPEPYNNLAVLYAQNNQLEKASRALQDAVRANPGYATAYENLGDIYIRLAEQSLSKASTLAPAQQARLQPKISSLRLLVTRAQPAAAAAPAAAAPAAPAAAPDAK; translated from the coding sequence ATGCCCCGTGCCGCCTTGCTGGCGCTTGCGCTGAGCTGCGGCGCCGCCTATGCGGACGATTACTCGGCCGTGGAAAAGCTGATCCAGTCGGGCCAAAATGCCCTGGCACTGGAGCAGTTGGAGCCGAAGATCCAGCAAGCCCCGCGTGACCCGCAATGGCGCTTTTTGCAGGGTGTGGCCCAGATGAATGCAAGCCAGCGTGACGAGGCCACGGCAACGTTCGAGAAGCTGGTGCAGGAATACCCCGAACTGCCCGAGCCCTACAACAACTTGGCCGTGCTCTACGCCCAGAACAACCAGCTGGAAAAAGCCAGCCGCGCGCTGCAAGATGCGGTGCGGGCCAACCCCGGCTATGCCACCGCCTATGAAAACCTGGGCGATATCTATATTCGCCTGGCCGAGCAGTCGCTGAGCAAGGCCAGCACGCTGGCGCCGGCCCAGCAAGCCAGGCTGCAGCCCAAGATCAGCAGCCTGCGCCTCTTGGTAACCAGGGCCCAACCTGCCGCTGCTGCAGCACCCGCTGCCGCCGCGCCGGCTGCCCCAGCAGCGGCGCCCGACGCAAAATAG
- the cysS gene encoding cysteine--tRNA ligase, translating into MSLRIYNTLSRALESFVPIEQGHVRMYVCGMTVYDLCHLGHARSMLAFDVVQRWLRVSGLKVTYVRNVTDIEDKIIRRAMENGETIRSLTDRMIEALHQDADALGIERPTHEPRATEYVPQMLSIISQLEEKGLAYRTEGGDVNYAVRKFPGYGKLSGKSLDELNAGERVAVQDGKDDPLDFVLWKSAKPTEPDEAKWQSSYGTGRPGWHIECSAMSCALLGETFDIHGGGADLQFPHHENEIAQSEGAHGQPLAKMWMHNGFINVDNEKMSKSLGNFFTIRDVLKRYDAETIRFFVVRTHYRSPLNYSDVHLDDARNALKRLYTALSLVAAEPVAIDWSHPSAARFKAAMDEDFGTPEAVAVLFELAAEVNRSKSPAVAGLLKALAATLGLLQADPAAYLQAGASVDAAYVEAQIALRAAAKAAKNYAESDRIRAELLAQGVELKDSAQGTTWTVVQAGA; encoded by the coding sequence ATGAGTTTGCGCATCTACAACACGCTTTCGCGTGCGCTGGAGTCATTTGTTCCGATTGAGCAGGGCCATGTCCGCATGTATGTATGCGGTATGACGGTCTATGACCTCTGTCACCTGGGACATGCGCGCTCGATGCTGGCGTTTGATGTGGTGCAGCGCTGGTTGCGCGTCAGCGGCCTGAAGGTGACCTATGTGCGCAATGTCACCGACATTGAGGACAAGATCATCCGCCGCGCCATGGAAAACGGCGAGACCATCCGCAGCCTGACCGACCGCATGATCGAGGCCCTGCACCAGGATGCCGATGCGCTGGGCATCGAGCGCCCCACGCATGAGCCCCGTGCCACCGAATACGTGCCGCAGATGCTGTCCATCATCTCGCAGCTGGAAGAAAAAGGCCTGGCCTACCGCACCGAAGGCGGCGATGTGAACTATGCCGTGCGCAAGTTCCCCGGTTACGGCAAGCTGTCGGGCAAGTCGCTCGACGAGCTCAATGCCGGTGAGCGCGTGGCCGTGCAGGACGGCAAGGACGACCCGCTGGATTTTGTGCTGTGGAAGAGCGCCAAGCCGACTGAGCCCGACGAGGCCAAGTGGCAAAGCAGCTATGGCACGGGCCGGCCGGGCTGGCACATCGAGTGCTCGGCGATGAGCTGCGCGCTGCTGGGCGAGACCTTCGACATCCATGGCGGCGGCGCTGACCTGCAGTTCCCCCACCACGAAAACGAGATTGCCCAGAGTGAGGGCGCGCACGGCCAGCCGCTGGCCAAGATGTGGATGCACAACGGCTTCATCAATGTGGACAACGAGAAGATGTCCAAGTCGCTGGGCAATTTCTTCACGATCCGCGATGTGCTCAAGCGCTACGACGCCGAGACCATCCGCTTCTTTGTCGTGCGCACCCACTACCGCAGCCCGCTCAACTACAGCGATGTGCACCTGGACGACGCCCGCAATGCGTTGAAGCGCCTCTATACCGCGCTGAGCTTGGTCGCCGCCGAGCCGGTGGCCATCGACTGGAGCCACCCGAGTGCGGCGCGCTTCAAGGCGGCGATGGACGAGGACTTTGGCACGCCCGAAGCGGTGGCGGTCCTGTTTGAGCTGGCTGCCGAGGTCAACCGCAGCAAGTCGCCTGCGGTGGCTGGCCTGCTCAAGGCGCTGGCGGCCACGCTGGGCCTGCTGCAGGCCGACCCTGCCGCCTACCTGCAAGCGGGCGCCAGCGTGGATGCGGCCTATGTGGAGGCGCAGATTGCGCTGCGCGCCGCTGCCAAAGCGGCCAAGAACTATGCGGAATCGGACCGCATCCGCGCCGAGCTGCTGGCCCAGGGGGTGGAGCTCAAGGACTCTGCGCAAGGCACGACCTGGACGGTAGTCCAGGCGGGCGCCTGA
- a CDS encoding DNA-3-methyladenine glycosylase family protein produces the protein MACKHLARKDRVMRRLAPLYAGEMLRREADGFALLVRSVVWQQLSDHSARQLWKRLVAALGSASPKAMLALTDEAAKAIRLPQRKLGYLRDLAAWFVQEPKDALSWVHVDDDAVIEQLMAQRGLARWGAEMFLLFHLGRPNVLAIDDAALLQGISDHYFSGEAVSRSDAREVAQAWQPWASVAAWLIWRSQNAMPLGQDAD, from the coding sequence GTGGCTTGCAAGCACCTGGCCCGCAAGGACCGGGTGATGCGCCGGCTCGCCCCGCTGTATGCCGGCGAGATGCTGCGCCGCGAAGCAGACGGCTTTGCGCTGCTGGTGCGCTCGGTGGTCTGGCAGCAGCTGTCGGACCACTCGGCGCGCCAGCTGTGGAAGCGGCTGGTGGCGGCGCTTGGGTCGGCTAGCCCCAAGGCCATGCTGGCCCTGACGGACGAGGCGGCCAAGGCCATCCGCCTGCCGCAGCGCAAGCTGGGCTATCTGCGTGATCTGGCTGCATGGTTTGTGCAGGAGCCCAAGGACGCGCTGTCCTGGGTGCATGTCGATGACGACGCAGTCATCGAGCAGCTGATGGCGCAGCGCGGGCTGGCGCGCTGGGGTGCGGAGATGTTTTTGCTGTTCCATCTGGGCCGGCCCAATGTGCTGGCCATTGATGATGCGGCGCTCCTGCAGGGCATCAGCGACCATTATTTTTCGGGCGAGGCCGTCAGCCGCAGCGATGCGCGCGAGGTGGCGCAGGCCTGGCAACCCTGGGCGAGTGTCGCGGCCTGGCTGATCTGGCGCTCCCAGAATGCCATGCCACTGGGGCAGGATGCAGATTGA
- a CDS encoding acetyl-CoA carboxylase carboxyltransferase subunit alpha, with amino-acid sequence MAKRTFLDFEQPIAELETKIDELRYVQSESAVDISEEIDQLSKKSQQLTKDIYSELSPWQITKIARHPERPYTLDYVNEIFTDFVEMHGDRHFADDLSIVGGLARFNGNPCMVVGHQKGRDTKERTLRNFGMSKPEGYRKALRLMKTAEKFKLPVFTFVDTPGAYPGIDAEERGQSEAIGRNIYEMAQLEVPIISTIIGEGGSGGALGISVADQVLMLQYSVYSTISPEGCASILWKTSDKAQEAADAMGITAHRLKALGLIDKIIHEPVGGAHRDHKQMAALLKRGLSDAFRQLADLKPAELLDRRYERLQSYGRFSDTKAEH; translated from the coding sequence TTGGCGAAAAGAACATTCCTGGATTTCGAGCAACCGATTGCGGAGCTGGAAACCAAAATTGATGAACTGCGCTATGTGCAAAGCGAAAGCGCAGTGGATATCTCTGAAGAGATTGATCAGCTCAGCAAGAAAAGCCAGCAGCTGACCAAGGACATCTACAGCGAGCTTTCCCCCTGGCAGATCACCAAGATCGCACGCCACCCCGAGCGTCCCTACACCCTGGACTATGTGAACGAGATCTTCACCGATTTCGTCGAAATGCATGGCGACCGCCACTTTGCCGACGACCTGTCCATCGTGGGCGGCTTGGCACGTTTCAATGGCAACCCCTGCATGGTAGTGGGTCACCAAAAGGGCCGTGACACCAAGGAGCGCACCTTGCGCAACTTTGGCATGAGCAAGCCCGAGGGCTACCGCAAGGCGCTGCGCCTGATGAAGACCGCCGAGAAGTTCAAGCTGCCGGTGTTCACCTTTGTCGACACACCCGGTGCCTACCCCGGCATCGATGCCGAAGAGCGCGGCCAGTCCGAAGCCATTGGCCGCAACATCTATGAAATGGCGCAGCTGGAAGTGCCGATCATCTCCACCATCATCGGTGAAGGTGGCTCGGGCGGCGCGCTGGGTATCTCGGTGGCCGACCAGGTGCTGATGCTGCAGTACTCGGTGTACTCGACCATCAGCCCCGAAGGCTGCGCCTCCATCCTGTGGAAGACCAGCGACAAGGCCCAGGAAGCGGCGGACGCCATGGGTATCACCGCCCATCGCCTCAAGGCCCTGGGCCTGATCGACAAGATCATCCACGAGCCCGTCGGTGGCGCCCACCGTGACCACAAGCAAATGGCGGCGCTGCTCAAGCGCGGCCTGAGCGATGCCTTCCGCCAGCTGGCTGATTTGAAACCCGCTGAGCTGCTGGACCGCCGCTACGAGCGCCTGCAAAGCTATGGCCGTTTCTCGGACACCAAGGCTGAGCACTGA